A region of Lycium barbarum isolate Lr01 chromosome 3, ASM1917538v2, whole genome shotgun sequence DNA encodes the following proteins:
- the LOC132630815 gene encoding protein Ycf2-like, producing the protein MGSNAQDLVALTNEVLSISITQKKSIIDTNTIRSALHRQTWDLRSQVRSVQDHGILFYQIERVVVQNVLLSNCPIDPISIYMKKKACNEGDSYLYKWYIDLGASMKRLMILLYLLSCSAESVAQDLWSLSGLDEQNGITSYGLVENDSDLVHSLLEGECALVGFSRIEQNCSQFDNDRVTLLLRPELRNPLDMMQKGSCSILDQRFL; encoded by the coding sequence ATGGGTTCCAATGCACAAGATCTTGTAGCACTTACCAATGAGGTCCTATCGATTAGTATTACACAGAAGAAATCAATTATAGACACTAATACAATTAGATCCGCTCTTCATCGACAAACTTGGGATTTGCGATCCCAGGTAAGATCGGTTCAGGATCATGGGATCCTTTTCTATCAGATAGAAAGGGTTGTAGTACAAAATGTACTTCTAAGTAATTGCCCCATAGATCCTATATCTATCTATATGAAGAAGAAAGCATGTAATGAAGGGGATTCTTATTTGTACAAATGGTACATCGATCTTGGAGCGAGCATGAAGAGATTAATGATACTTCTTTATCTTTTGAGTTGTTCTGCCGAATCGGTCGCTCAAGATCTTTGGTCTTTATCCGGACTCGATGAACAAAATGGGATCACTTCTTATGGACTCGTTGAGAATGATTCTGATCTAGTTCATAGCCTATTAGAAGGAGAATGCGCTCTAGTGGGATTTTCACGGATAGAACAAAATTGCAGTCAGTTTGATAATGATCGAGTGACATTGCTTCTTCGGCCCGAACTGAGGAATCCCTTAGATATGATGCAAAAAGGCTCTTGTTCTATTCTTGATCAGAGATTTCTCTAG